A section of the Vibrio vulnificus CMCP6 genome encodes:
- the lptG gene encoding LPS export ABC transporter permease LptG — translation MFKILDLYIGRTIVATTSLVLVTFVGLSGIIKYVEQLRKVGKGTYDLLHALYFVLLSIPRDIEMFFPMAALLGALIGLGMLASSSELVVMQAAGFSKLDIGVSVLKTAVPLMLVVMALGQWGAPDAQKMARDLRSFALSGGSIVSVRSGVWAKDANDFIFIGKVDEDKLYGLNMWKFDQNKKLQSVIFAEEVDYQQDNRWLMRYVQITDMQDEKVISKHSLEQMEWETSLAPDKLAVVTVKPEELSLSGLYDYVTYLKASEQDASRYELAFWRKLTQPISIAVMMLMALSFVFGPLRSVTMGARVISGVIAGFAFYISSEFFGPLTLVYGIPPVFGAVAPSIVFFIVAVMLLNRKLQ, via the coding sequence GTGTTTAAAATTTTAGACCTTTACATCGGTAGAACGATCGTTGCAACCACCTCTTTGGTATTGGTCACCTTTGTTGGCCTTTCTGGCATCATTAAGTATGTTGAGCAATTGCGTAAAGTGGGCAAAGGAACGTATGACCTCTTGCATGCGTTGTACTTTGTTTTATTGAGTATTCCTCGCGATATCGAAATGTTTTTCCCAATGGCCGCCTTGCTTGGTGCTCTGATTGGGCTAGGAATGCTGGCGTCGAGTTCAGAATTGGTGGTGATGCAGGCTGCTGGTTTTTCTAAGCTGGATATCGGCGTCTCCGTGTTAAAAACCGCAGTACCGTTAATGCTGGTGGTGATGGCGCTGGGCCAGTGGGGCGCACCAGACGCACAGAAAATGGCTCGTGATTTGCGTTCATTTGCCTTATCTGGCGGTAGCATTGTTTCCGTGCGCAGTGGTGTTTGGGCCAAAGATGCCAATGACTTTATCTTTATCGGTAAGGTAGATGAGGACAAGCTCTATGGGCTTAACATGTGGAAGTTTGACCAGAATAAGAAGCTGCAATCGGTCATTTTTGCCGAAGAGGTTGATTACCAACAAGACAATCGCTGGTTGATGCGTTACGTGCAAATTACCGATATGCAAGATGAGAAAGTCATTTCCAAACATTCATTAGAGCAGATGGAATGGGAAACCTCATTGGCTCCCGATAAATTAGCTGTTGTGACGGTAAAACCGGAAGAGCTTTCTCTCAGTGGACTCTATGACTATGTGACCTATCTCAAAGCCTCCGAGCAAGATGCTTCTCGCTACGAGTTAGCGTTCTGGCGCAAGTTGACTCAGCCCATTTCGATTGCAGTGATGATGTTGATGGCATTGTCATTTGTGTTTGGTCCGCTTCGAAGTGTCACTATGGGGGCGAGAGTGATCTCAGGTGTGATTGCGGGTTTTGCTTTTTACATTTCCAGCGAGTTCTTCGGGCCTTTGACGTTGGTGTATGGTATTCCACCAGTGTTTGGCGCAGTGGCTCCGAGTATTGTGTTCTTTATCGTTGCCGTGATGTTGTTGAACCGAAAACTGCAATAA
- the cod gene encoding chitin oligosaccharide deacetylase — MKLKKLALLTAASIVISGSALAQTSPKGTIYLTFDDGPINASLDVIQVLNEGGIKATFYFNAWHLDGIGDENEDRALEALKLALDSGHIVGNHSYDHMIHNCVEEFGPNSGAECNATGNHQINSYQDPVYDAATFEQNLAVLERYFPSISSYPNYKGDELARLPYTNGWRVTKSFKADGLCATSDNLKPWEPGYVCDPDNPSNSVKASIEVQNILANKGYQTHGWDVDWAPENWGIAMPANSLTEAVPFLSYVDAALNSCAPTTINPINSKAQQFPCGTPLHADKVIVLTHEFLFEDGKRGMGATQNLPKLAEFIRIAKEAGYVFDTMDNYTPEWQVNTTYSTGAYVLHQGTVYKAVTSHTAQADWAPSATSSLWTNADPATNWMLNVEYAQGDVVSYKGVRYLVNVPHVSQVTWTPDTQNTLFTAL; from the coding sequence ATGAAATTAAAAAAACTGGCTTTACTTACTGCTGCGAGTATCGTTATTTCAGGAAGTGCTTTGGCACAAACAAGCCCAAAAGGCACGATTTATTTAACCTTTGATGACGGCCCAATTAACGCGAGCCTTGATGTCATTCAAGTGCTCAATGAAGGCGGAATTAAAGCCACGTTCTATTTCAATGCTTGGCACTTAGATGGAATTGGGGATGAAAATGAAGACCGAGCACTTGAGGCGCTCAAGTTGGCTCTCGACTCTGGCCATATCGTGGGGAACCACAGTTACGATCACATGATCCATAACTGCGTGGAAGAATTTGGCCCAAACAGCGGGGCTGAATGTAATGCAACAGGTAATCATCAAATCAACTCCTATCAAGATCCTGTTTATGATGCTGCAACCTTTGAACAAAACCTTGCGGTTCTGGAGCGCTACTTCCCTTCCATTAGCAGCTACCCAAACTATAAGGGTGATGAGCTTGCTCGTCTTCCCTACACTAACGGTTGGCGTGTGACGAAAAGCTTTAAAGCAGATGGCCTCTGTGCGACATCGGACAATCTTAAACCATGGGAACCCGGTTATGTTTGTGATCCCGACAACCCATCAAACAGCGTCAAAGCATCCATTGAAGTACAGAACATTTTGGCTAATAAAGGCTATCAAACGCACGGCTGGGATGTGGATTGGGCACCAGAAAACTGGGGAATTGCGATGCCAGCAAACAGCTTAACGGAAGCGGTTCCATTTTTGAGCTATGTTGATGCTGCTTTAAACAGCTGTGCTCCTACCACCATCAATCCGATCAACTCTAAAGCCCAACAATTCCCTTGCGGTACACCATTACATGCGGACAAAGTGATTGTCTTAACTCATGAATTCTTATTCGAAGATGGCAAACGCGGTATGGGGGCAACACAAAACCTACCAAAACTGGCAGAGTTCATCCGTATTGCCAAAGAGGCAGGATACGTCTTTGATACGATGGACAATTACACACCAGAGTGGCAGGTCAATACAACCTACTCAACAGGCGCCTATGTCCTTCATCAAGGGACGGTTTACAAAGCCGTCACCAGCCACACAGCGCAAGCTGATTGGGCACCCTCAGCAACTTCTAGCCTATGGACTAATGCAGATCCAGCAACGAACTGGATGTTGAATGTGGAGTACGCTCAAGGCGATGTGGTGAGCTACAAAGGAGTACGCTATCTCGTCAATGTTCCGCATGTCTCACAGGTAACGTGGACACCTGACACACAGAACACCTTATTCACAGCTCTATAA
- the lptF gene encoding LPS export ABC transporter permease LptF, with translation MIIVRYLIRETLKSQFAIFFVLFLVFLSQQFISVLADASDGDIPASLIMSIVALNMPSMGLLMLPLSLYIGILITFGRLYAESEIVVMNATGIGNKFLIQAALYLAVITSGVAAFNSLWLSPWSMDRVEQLTEQVAAENSVDLLKKGQFQFTPDRSSVVFIDDIKDKQLSNVFVAQLMPRDSILPSVMFANGGEVKELSDGRQIISMKQGTRYEGVPTRVEYMITEFEQYDGLIGQRSVKQRGRDWDAIPTLELIGNPDPEAQAELQWRVSLFVCIPLLTMLVIPLSAVSPRQGRFAKMGPAILIYLAYFLSISATKSALEEGDISASIGMWPINGLLLLVAIMANFMDSIAVRRIKDNFRKKRLA, from the coding sequence GTGATTATTGTTAGATATTTGATCCGCGAAACACTCAAGAGCCAATTTGCGATCTTTTTCGTACTTTTTTTGGTGTTTCTCAGCCAGCAGTTCATTAGTGTGTTAGCGGATGCGTCGGATGGCGATATTCCGGCCAGTTTGATCATGTCGATTGTCGCGTTGAACATGCCATCGATGGGACTGTTAATGTTACCACTCAGTCTGTATATCGGTATTTTGATTACCTTTGGTCGACTTTACGCGGAAAGCGAAATCGTGGTGATGAACGCCACGGGTATTGGGAATAAGTTCCTGATTCAAGCTGCATTGTATTTGGCGGTGATCACCTCCGGCGTAGCTGCGTTCAACTCATTGTGGTTGTCTCCTTGGTCGATGGATCGTGTTGAGCAATTGACCGAACAGGTTGCGGCTGAAAATAGTGTCGATTTATTAAAGAAAGGCCAATTTCAGTTCACTCCTGATCGCTCTTCGGTGGTTTTCATTGATGATATCAAAGATAAACAGCTGTCTAATGTGTTTGTCGCACAGCTTATGCCCAGAGATTCCATTCTACCGAGTGTGATGTTCGCTAATGGCGGTGAGGTGAAAGAGCTGTCTGATGGCCGTCAGATCATCTCTATGAAGCAAGGGACACGCTACGAAGGCGTACCAACTCGCGTGGAGTATATGATCACTGAATTTGAACAATACGACGGTTTAATTGGTCAACGTTCGGTCAAACAGCGAGGGCGAGATTGGGATGCGATTCCAACGCTGGAGCTGATTGGTAATCCTGACCCAGAAGCGCAAGCTGAGCTGCAATGGCGGGTTTCCCTATTCGTTTGTATCCCTCTACTGACCATGCTGGTTATCCCACTTTCAGCAGTGAGCCCGCGCCAGGGGCGATTTGCCAAAATGGGGCCGGCTATCCTCATCTATCTTGCGTATTTCTTGTCGATCAGCGCAACGAAATCTGCGTTGGAAGAGGGGGATATTTCTGCCTCGATTGGTATGTGGCCTATTAATGGTTTGCTACTGCTGGTGGCGATTATGGCGAACTTTATGGACAGCATTGCCGTTAGACGAATCAAAGACAATTTTAGAAAGAAGAGGCTAGCGTAA
- a CDS encoding RDD family protein has translation MMTTTTLPPAGLFRRLAALFYDALIIIALEMMAAGVVMAILFALNGMGLISYGEYVDAADLLSRHPIISPLFTFYLAAVWIYFLVYFWTRAGQTLGMRAWKIQVRNHDGSMITPTQALIRIATSAFGLANFTVPIDPKKRGFHDIWAKTEVVLLPKVR, from the coding sequence ATGATGACTACTACAACATTACCGCCTGCTGGGCTTTTTCGTCGCCTTGCGGCACTTTTTTATGACGCTTTGATTATTATTGCTTTAGAAATGATGGCAGCCGGGGTCGTGATGGCCATACTGTTTGCCCTAAATGGGATGGGCTTGATCAGTTATGGCGAATATGTGGATGCCGCTGATTTACTCAGCCGACACCCAATCATCAGCCCGCTCTTTACTTTCTATCTTGCCGCTGTCTGGATCTACTTCTTAGTCTATTTTTGGACTCGAGCAGGCCAAACACTTGGAATGCGAGCATGGAAGATTCAAGTACGTAATCACGACGGTTCGATGATTACTCCAACTCAAGCTCTAATACGCATTGCAACTTCTGCGTTTGGTTTGGCAAATTTCACTGTGCCAATCGATCCGAAGAAAAGGGGCTTTCACGACATTTGGGCCAAAACAGAAGTCGTTTTGCTGCCTAAAGTCAGATAA
- a CDS encoding PTS sugar transporter subunit IIB, producing MKKILLCCSAGMSTSMLVKKMEQAAASKGIECKIDALSVNAFEEAIKEYDVCLLGPQVRFQLESLQKTAHEHGKNIAAISPQAYGMMKGDEVLQQALDLIN from the coding sequence ATGAAAAAGATTTTGTTATGCTGTAGTGCGGGCATGTCAACGAGTATGCTGGTCAAGAAAATGGAGCAAGCTGCCGCGAGCAAAGGGATCGAATGCAAGATTGATGCGTTATCTGTCAATGCGTTTGAGGAAGCGATTAAAGAATACGATGTTTGTCTGTTAGGGCCGCAAGTGCGATTCCAACTCGAGTCTTTACAGAAGACGGCGCATGAGCATGGTAAGAATATTGCGGCGATCTCTCCGCAAGCTTACGGAATGATGAAAGGTGATGAAGTTCTTCAGCAAGCGCTAGATTTAATTAACTAA
- a CDS encoding DNA polymerase III subunit chi — MQRATFYIVREHTPQATPEGFAHYVVFLAHHFAKQGAKVYLNGESKRHAEQIAEYFWQVEPAQFVAHNLVGEGPKYATNIEIGHEGVKPSWNRQLVINLAKNETTFANKFAEVVDFVPCEEKAKQLARERYKIYRQAGYQLQTIEIEHN; from the coding sequence ATGCAAAGAGCCACGTTTTACATTGTCCGAGAACACACCCCACAAGCAACGCCAGAAGGTTTTGCTCACTACGTAGTGTTCCTTGCCCACCATTTTGCCAAGCAAGGGGCGAAGGTGTATCTCAATGGAGAAAGTAAACGTCACGCAGAGCAAATTGCAGAGTACTTTTGGCAAGTTGAGCCCGCTCAGTTTGTTGCGCATAATTTGGTCGGTGAAGGTCCAAAATACGCCACCAATATTGAGATAGGTCACGAAGGTGTCAAGCCAAGCTGGAACCGCCAACTGGTAATAAATTTGGCGAAAAATGAGACAACCTTTGCGAACAAGTTTGCTGAGGTGGTAGACTTCGTCCCTTGCGAAGAAAAAGCTAAACAGCTCGCGCGAGAAAGGTATAAAATCTACCGTCAAGCAGGTTACCAACTGCAAACAATCGAAATTGAACACAACTAG
- a CDS encoding valine--tRNA ligase → MEKTYNPTSIEQDLYKTWEEQGYFKPHGDTSKESYSIMIPPPNVTGSLHMGHAFQDTIMDTLIRCERMKGKNTLWQVGTDHAGIATQMVVERKIAAEEGKTKHDYGREAFIDKIWEWKGESGGTITKQLRRLGASVDWDRERFTMDDGLSNAVQEVFVRLYEDDLIYRGKRLVNWDPKLHTAISDLEVENKDTKGHMWHFRYPLADGVKTADGKDYIVVATTRPETMLGDTGVAVNPEDPRYQDLIGKDIILPIVDRRIPIVGDEHADMEKGTGCVKITPAHDFNDYEVGKRHQLPMINILTFDANIRDAAEVFTTNGEPSDAYGTELPAKYHGMERFAARKAIVAEFDELGLLEEVKDHDLQVPYGDRGGVVIEPMLTDQWYVRTAPLAKTAVEAVENGDIQFVPKQYENMYFSWMRDVQDWCISRQLWWGHRIPAWYDNQGNVYVGRSEEEVRQNHNLESVIELHQDEDVLDTWFSSALWTFGTQGWPEQTDDLKVFHPSDVLVTGFDIIFFWVARMIMMTMHFVKDENGKPQVPFKTVYVTGLIRDENGDKMSKSKGNVLDPIDMIDGIDLESLVEKRTGNMMQPQLAAKIEKNTRKTFENGIEAYGTDALRFTLAAMASTGRDINWDMKRLEGYRNFCNKLWNASRYVMMNTEEQDCGFGAGEIEYSLADKWIESQFELAAKAFNNHIDNYRLDMAANTLYEFIWNQFCDWYLELTKPVLWKGTEAQQRGTRRTLITVLEKTLRLAHPVIPYITETIWQSIKPLVDGVEGETIMLQSLPQYDEANFNQEALDDIEWVKAFITSIRNLRAEYDINPGKPLEVMLKADEKDAARLEANKQVLMSLAKLESVRVLAAGEETPACATALVAKSELMIPMAGLIDKDAELARLDKEVAKTQGEIKRIEGKLGNEGFVAKAPEAVIAKEREKLEGYQETLAKLEEQKATIAAL, encoded by the coding sequence ATGGAAAAAACATACAACCCAACCTCAATCGAACAAGATCTGTATAAGACTTGGGAAGAGCAAGGCTACTTTAAACCACACGGTGACACGTCAAAAGAATCATACAGCATCATGATCCCGCCACCGAACGTCACTGGTAGCCTACATATGGGCCACGCGTTCCAAGATACGATCATGGATACACTGATCCGTTGTGAGCGTATGAAGGGTAAAAATACCCTTTGGCAAGTCGGTACTGACCACGCAGGTATCGCTACTCAGATGGTTGTTGAGCGTAAGATCGCTGCAGAAGAAGGCAAAACCAAACACGATTACGGTCGCGAAGCCTTCATCGACAAAATCTGGGAATGGAAAGGCGAATCAGGCGGCACCATCACTAAGCAGCTTCGTCGTCTTGGCGCATCAGTAGACTGGGATCGTGAACGCTTCACCATGGATGATGGCCTGTCTAATGCCGTTCAAGAAGTATTCGTGCGCCTATACGAAGATGACCTCATCTACCGCGGTAAGCGCCTAGTTAACTGGGATCCTAAACTGCACACAGCGATCTCAGATCTAGAAGTAGAGAACAAAGACACTAAAGGCCACATGTGGCACTTCCGCTACCCGCTAGCCGATGGCGTTAAAACAGCAGATGGCAAAGATTACATCGTTGTTGCAACAACTCGTCCAGAAACCATGCTAGGTGATACCGGTGTTGCTGTTAACCCAGAAGATCCACGTTACCAAGATCTGATCGGTAAAGACATCATCCTGCCTATCGTTGATCGCCGCATCCCTATCGTGGGCGATGAGCACGCAGACATGGAAAAAGGCACTGGCTGTGTGAAAATTACCCCAGCACACGACTTCAACGACTACGAAGTGGGTAAGCGCCACCAGCTACCAATGATCAACATTCTGACGTTTGACGCCAACATCCGTGATGCGGCAGAAGTGTTCACGACCAACGGCGAGCCAAGCGATGCTTACGGAACTGAGCTACCTGCTAAATACCACGGCATGGAGCGTTTCGCAGCGCGTAAAGCGATCGTGGCAGAGTTCGACGAACTAGGTCTGCTTGAAGAAGTGAAAGATCACGATCTACAAGTGCCTTATGGCGACCGTGGTGGCGTGGTTATTGAACCAATGCTGACTGACCAATGGTACGTACGTACTGCGCCTCTAGCGAAAACAGCGGTTGAAGCCGTAGAAAATGGCGACATCCAATTCGTGCCTAAGCAATACGAAAACATGTACTTCTCTTGGATGCGTGACGTTCAAGACTGGTGTATCTCTCGTCAACTTTGGTGGGGCCACCGTATCCCTGCTTGGTACGACAACCAAGGCAATGTTTACGTCGGTCGCAGCGAAGAAGAAGTTCGTCAAAACCACAACCTAGAGTCTGTGATTGAACTACACCAAGACGAAGACGTACTGGATACCTGGTTCTCTTCTGCACTATGGACGTTCGGTACACAAGGCTGGCCAGAGCAAACTGACGATCTGAAAGTCTTCCACCCTTCAGACGTGCTAGTAACTGGTTTCGACATCATCTTCTTCTGGGTTGCGCGCATGATCATGATGACCATGCACTTCGTCAAAGACGAAAATGGCAAGCCACAAGTCCCATTCAAAACCGTTTATGTGACCGGTCTGATCCGTGACGAAAACGGCGACAAGATGTCTAAGTCGAAAGGTAACGTACTTGACCCAATCGACATGATCGATGGTATCGACCTAGAGTCTCTAGTAGAGAAGCGCACTGGCAACATGATGCAGCCTCAGCTAGCAGCGAAGATCGAGAAGAACACGCGTAAGACATTTGAAAACGGTATCGAAGCCTACGGTACTGACGCGCTACGCTTTACGCTTGCTGCAATGGCATCAACAGGTCGCGATATCAACTGGGATATGAAGCGTCTTGAAGGTTACCGTAACTTCTGTAACAAGCTATGGAACGCAAGCCGTTACGTAATGATGAACACAGAAGAGCAAGATTGTGGCTTTGGCGCAGGTGAGATCGAATACTCACTAGCGGACAAATGGATCGAGTCTCAGTTTGAACTGGCAGCGAAAGCATTCAACAACCATATCGACAACTACCGTCTCGATATGGCAGCAAACACGCTGTACGAATTCATCTGGAACCAATTCTGTGACTGGTACCTAGAGCTGACTAAACCAGTTCTATGGAAAGGGACTGAAGCGCAACAACGTGGTACTCGCCGTACACTAATCACGGTACTTGAGAAGACGCTACGTCTGGCTCACCCAGTGATTCCTTACATCACCGAAACGATCTGGCAAAGCATCAAGCCACTAGTAGACGGAGTGGAAGGCGAGACAATCATGTTGCAATCTCTACCTCAATACGATGAAGCGAACTTCAACCAAGAAGCGCTAGACGACATCGAATGGGTGAAAGCGTTCATCACTAGCATCCGTAACCTACGTGCTGAATACGACATCAACCCAGGCAAACCGCTGGAAGTGATGCTAAAAGCAGACGAGAAAGATGCAGCGCGCCTAGAAGCGAACAAACAAGTATTGATGTCACTAGCGAAACTTGAGTCGGTTCGTGTATTGGCTGCGGGCGAAGAAACACCAGCCTGTGCAACAGCACTTGTGGCGAAATCTGAACTGATGATCCCAATGGCGGGCCTGATCGACAAAGATGCAGAGCTTGCTCGTTTGGATAAAGAAGTGGCGAAGACACAAGGTGAAATCAAGCGCATCGAAGGTAAGTTGGGTAACGAAGGTTTCGTCGCCAAAGCCCCTGAAGCGGTTATCGCGAAAGAGCGTGAGAAGCTGGAAGGCTACCAAGAAACCTTGGCAAAACTTGAAGAGCAAAAAGCGACCATCGCGGCACTGTAA
- a CDS encoding PTS sugar transporter subunit IIC, with product MKLYDAIIGVVEKYIAPIAAKVGNQPHVRAMRDGFIVAMPFIIVGSFILIFAFPPFSEDTTNTFGRVWLDFATKHFDTIMMPFNMSMGIMTIFVSLGVAYSLAKAYKMDGITSAVLSLMCFLLVAAPAKDGALSMAHMGGTGIFTAVMCAFFAVELYRFMKKHNITIRMPEQVPPAIARSFEVLLPVLAIFITLYPLSLFVQAQYDMLIPDAVMAMFKPLISASNTLPAIIGALLVCQLLWFAGIHGAAIVVGLLSPIFLTNISANIDAFVAGQPVPNVFTQPFWDFYIFIGGSGATLALVMLMSFSRSAHLKSIGRMSAVPGLFQINEPVIFGSPVVMNPILFLPFVFAPVINATIAYFAVQFGFVGMGVATTPWTTPAIIGASWGSGWTFTPILLVVGLLILDLFIYLPFFKMFEKQILEQEQPNTESQEQPQASGQGVTA from the coding sequence ATGAAGCTTTATGATGCGATAATTGGAGTTGTTGAAAAATATATTGCTCCAATAGCGGCTAAAGTTGGTAATCAGCCTCACGTGAGAGCGATGCGTGATGGTTTTATCGTGGCCATGCCATTTATTATTGTTGGTAGTTTTATTTTAATTTTTGCTTTTCCACCTTTTTCAGAAGATACCACTAATACTTTTGGTCGAGTGTGGTTAGATTTTGCTACTAAGCACTTCGATACCATTATGATGCCCTTCAATATGTCGATGGGGATCATGACGATATTTGTCTCGTTGGGGGTCGCTTACAGTTTGGCGAAAGCTTACAAAATGGATGGCATCACGAGTGCTGTGTTATCACTGATGTGCTTTTTGTTGGTGGCAGCACCGGCTAAAGATGGCGCTTTATCGATGGCACACATGGGCGGAACGGGAATCTTCACTGCAGTGATGTGTGCCTTCTTCGCGGTGGAGCTCTATCGCTTTATGAAGAAGCATAACATTACCATTCGAATGCCAGAACAAGTTCCTCCTGCGATTGCACGATCCTTTGAGGTTCTGCTACCAGTCTTAGCGATTTTTATTACGCTCTACCCGCTGAGTTTATTCGTGCAAGCCCAATACGATATGTTGATTCCAGATGCGGTTATGGCAATGTTTAAACCTCTGATCAGCGCATCCAATACACTTCCTGCTATTATTGGTGCCTTGCTGGTCTGTCAGCTATTGTGGTTTGCTGGTATTCACGGTGCGGCCATTGTTGTTGGCCTGCTTTCTCCTATCTTCCTAACTAATATCAGTGCAAACATTGATGCGTTCGTTGCCGGACAGCCAGTTCCAAACGTCTTTACTCAGCCATTCTGGGATTTCTACATCTTTATTGGTGGCTCTGGTGCGACATTAGCGCTAGTGATGTTGATGTCTTTCAGCCGTTCAGCGCATTTAAAGAGCATTGGTCGTATGAGTGCGGTACCAGGACTCTTCCAGATTAACGAACCCGTTATCTTCGGTAGCCCTGTGGTGATGAACCCAATTCTCTTCCTACCATTTGTTTTTGCTCCGGTGATTAACGCCACCATCGCTTATTTTGCTGTGCAGTTTGGCTTTGTTGGCATGGGCGTAGCGACAACGCCTTGGACAACTCCGGCCATCATCGGTGCATCGTGGGGAAGTGGCTGGACATTTACGCCGATTCTCCTCGTTGTTGGGTTACTGATCCTTGATCTCTTCATCTATCTGCCATTTTTCAAAATGTTTGAGAAACAGATTCTGGAGCAAGAGCAACCCAACACAGAATCTCAAGAGCAGCCACAAGCCAGTGGCCAAGGTGTTACCGCTTAA
- the pepA gene encoding leucyl aminopeptidase, whose amino-acid sequence MEFSVKSGSPEKQRSACIVVGVFEPRRLSPVAEQLDKISDGYISSLLRRGDLEGKPGQMLLLHQVPGVLSERVLLVGCGKERELGERQYKEIIQKTINTLNETGSMEAVCFLTELHVKGRDTYWKVRQAVEATKDGLYTFDQFKSVKPETRRPLRKLVFNVPTRRELNLGEKAITHGLAIASGVKACKDLGNMPPNIANPAYLASQARRLADDYETITTKIIGEQEMEKLGMSSYLAVGRGSKNESMMSIIEYKGHPDSEAKPIVLVGKGLTFDSGGISLKPGEGMDEMKYDMCGAASVFGTMKALAKLNLPVNVIGVLAGCENMPGSNAYRPGDILTTMSGQTVEVLNTDAEGRLVLCDALTYVERFEPDCVVDVATLTGACVIALGHHITGVLSNHNPLAHELVNASEQSSDRAWRLPMADEYHEQLKSPFADMANIGGRPGGTITAACFLSKFAKKYNWAHLDIAGTAWKSGAAKGSTGRPVSMLVQFLLNRSGQETEE is encoded by the coding sequence ATGGAGTTCAGTGTAAAAAGTGGCAGTCCAGAGAAACAACGTAGCGCATGTATCGTTGTTGGTGTGTTTGAACCACGTCGCCTTTCTCCAGTAGCCGAACAGCTCGATAAAATCAGTGACGGTTACATCAGTTCACTACTTCGCCGTGGTGATCTAGAAGGTAAACCAGGTCAGATGCTACTGCTGCATCAAGTTCCAGGTGTGCTTTCTGAACGTGTTCTTTTGGTTGGTTGCGGTAAAGAGCGTGAGCTTGGTGAGCGCCAATATAAAGAGATCATTCAGAAAACCATCAATACACTTAACGAAACAGGCTCTATGGAAGCGGTGTGCTTCCTAACTGAACTGCACGTTAAAGGCCGTGACACGTACTGGAAAGTGCGCCAAGCGGTTGAAGCAACGAAAGATGGCCTGTATACCTTTGATCAATTCAAGAGCGTGAAGCCAGAAACACGTCGCCCACTACGTAAGCTTGTCTTCAACGTACCAACTCGTCGTGAACTGAACCTTGGTGAGAAAGCCATCACTCACGGTTTGGCGATTGCTTCAGGTGTGAAAGCCTGTAAAGACCTTGGCAACATGCCACCAAACATCGCAAACCCAGCTTACCTCGCCTCTCAAGCGCGTCGTCTGGCAGATGACTACGAAACCATCACCACCAAAATCATCGGTGAACAAGAGATGGAAAAACTGGGTATGTCTTCTTACCTAGCGGTCGGTCGCGGTTCGAAAAATGAATCGATGATGTCTATCATCGAATACAAAGGCCATCCAGATTCAGAAGCCAAACCGATTGTTCTTGTCGGTAAAGGTCTAACATTCGATTCAGGCGGTATTTCACTAAAACCAGGCGAAGGCATGGATGAAATGAAATACGACATGTGTGGCGCAGCCTCCGTATTCGGCACGATGAAAGCGCTGGCAAAACTGAACCTACCAGTCAACGTGATTGGCGTACTTGCTGGTTGTGAAAACATGCCAGGCAGCAACGCTTACCGTCCAGGTGATATCCTAACGACTATGTCAGGTCAAACCGTAGAAGTACTCAATACCGATGCAGAAGGTCGTTTGGTACTGTGTGATGCACTGACTTACGTTGAGCGTTTTGAACCAGACTGCGTGGTTGACGTTGCGACGCTCACTGGCGCTTGTGTTATTGCACTAGGTCACCACATTACTGGTGTTCTGTCTAACCACAACCCTCTTGCTCATGAGCTCGTCAATGCTTCTGAACAATCCAGCGATCGTGCTTGGCGCCTACCAATGGCGGATGAATACCATGAACAGCTAAAGAGCCCATTTGCCGACATGGCAAACATTGGCGGCCGTCCTGGTGGTACCATCACTGCAGCATGCTTCTTGTCTAAATTTGCTAAGAAATACAACTGGGCACACCTAGACATCGCAGGCACAGCATGGAAGTCTGGCGCAGCCAAAGGGTCGACAGGTCGTCCTGTCTCTATGCTGGTCCAATTCCTGCTAAATCGCAGTGGCCAAGAGACTGAAGAATAA
- a CDS encoding PTS lactose/cellobiose transporter subunit IIA, protein MEQELVVMEIICNAGEARSLCFEALKLSRQKEFVLADEKLAQAKECLNKSHLVQTQLIEEDQGEGKVPMTLVMVHAQDHLMTTILAHELAVEMVELHKQLAG, encoded by the coding sequence ATGGAACAAGAACTGGTGGTGATGGAAATCATTTGTAATGCAGGTGAAGCAAGAAGTTTGTGCTTTGAAGCATTGAAATTATCACGGCAGAAAGAGTTTGTGCTGGCGGACGAAAAACTGGCTCAAGCAAAGGAGTGTTTGAACAAGTCACACTTAGTGCAAACGCAGCTGATTGAAGAAGATCAAGGTGAAGGCAAAGTGCCTATGACATTGGTCATGGTGCATGCACAGGATCACCTTATGACGACAATCTTGGCTCATGAGCTTGCAGTAGAAATGGTCGAACTTCATAAGCAGTTGGCTGGATGA